Proteins co-encoded in one Vibrio fortis genomic window:
- the ruvA gene encoding Holliday junction branch migration protein RuvA, which yields MIGRLRGILIEKQPPELLIEVSGVGYEVQMPMSCFYELPAVGEEAIIYTHFVVREDAQLLYGFNTVKERALFREVIKANGVGPKLGLGILSGMTASQFVQSVEREDISTLVKLPGVGKKTAERLVVEMKDRLKGWGAGDLFTPATDAAPIDSTPNAHDAEEEAVSALLALGYKPTQASKVVSQIAKDGMTSEQLIREALKSMV from the coding sequence CGGTATTTTAATTGAAAAACAGCCACCAGAATTATTAATTGAAGTGAGTGGCGTTGGCTATGAAGTACAAATGCCAATGAGTTGTTTCTATGAACTACCTGCAGTAGGCGAAGAAGCGATTATCTATACTCATTTTGTTGTGCGTGAAGATGCCCAGCTACTTTATGGCTTTAACACCGTTAAAGAGCGTGCACTTTTCCGTGAAGTCATTAAGGCAAATGGTGTTGGTCCTAAACTTGGCCTTGGTATCCTTTCGGGTATGACAGCAAGCCAGTTTGTTCAGAGTGTAGAGCGAGAAGACATTTCAACGTTGGTTAAACTACCGGGCGTGGGTAAGAAAACCGCAGAGCGTTTGGTTGTTGAAATGAAAGACCGACTTAAAGGTTGGGGTGCCGGTGACCTGTTTACTCCAGCAACGGATGCAGCACCTATCGACTCAACACCGAATGCACACGATGCAGAAGAAGAGGCAGTAAGCGCGCTTCTGGCTCTTGGCTATAAACCGACTCAAGCATCGAAAGTTGTGTCACAAATTGCGAAAGACGGCATGACAAGTGAGCAGCTGATTCGTGAAGCACTGAAATCGATGGTCTAA